The following DNA comes from Mucilaginibacter jinjuensis.
TTTTAGAAGTAGCCGAAAGGGTATTTTCTGAAGTAGGGTACGACGGAGCTTCGACACGTATGATATCTGGCGAAGCCGGTGTAAACATGGCCATGCTTAATTACTATTTCGGTTCGAAAGAAGGTTTATTCTTAGCCATCTTCGAACACCGCATAGCCACTTTTAGAAGTTTGTTGGCTGATATTAACAATGATGAAAGCACAACTCCCTGGGGCAAAATTGAAAAATACATCGATACCTATGTTGATCGTATTTTCAGCAATAATTGCTTTCAGAAAATGCTTTACCAGGAATTGAGCGTTGGTAAGCGTGGTGAGCTGAGCGATAAGATCAACAAAATACTTTTAAACAACGTAAACCAATTTTTCAAGATCGTTCAGGACGGTATCGATTCCGGCGATTTTAGAAAAGATGCAGACATCCAATTGATTTGCGCTACCATTTATGGTATTAAAAACTATATCATGAATACGCCTTATGTATCATCTGAAATGTTTGGTTTTGACATGAAAGATGAGAAGGAACTGGAAGAGAAATTTAAGCCACGCCTCAAAAATTATTTAATAGCGCTGTTAAAACCATATTTAGTTATAGAACATGATCACACAAATAAATAAAATCATCAACCTTAAATTTAAAGCATTAGGCCGGTACGGTTTAGTGCTGGCAGGTTTTAGCCTGCTCACATTTACGGCCGCTTTTGCACAGGACAGAACGCTTACTTTAGACGAGGCTATAAAATTAGGCCTCGACAACAGCAAAACGCTGAAGCTATCGCAATCAAAGATAGACCAGGCGGTTTCGCAATACAAGCAAGCTAAAGATAAAGCCCTGCCAACTGCAAGTGCAAGCTTTATGTACACCCGCGCACAAATACCTGCAAACACACTGGCATTTGGCGACCAAAGTTTCTCTTTACCTAAAAGTGCGAATGCAAACCTGGGTACTGTATCTGCCGATGAGCTGATCTGGGGCGGTGGTAAACTGCGTTTGGCACAACAATCAACAGACTTGTTAGTGAAAATATCGAAACTTGATATTGATAAGGATAAAGAAGATATCACTATCGACATCATCAGCGAGTATTACAACCTATATCGCATACTGCAAAGCCAGGGTGTAGTTGTAGAGAACTTAAAATCGGTTGATCAGCAGATCCACCAATCTCAACGCTTTTTCGAACAGGGTTTGGTAACTAAAAATGATGTATTGCGTTTCCAGTTACAACGCTCAAACATCGAGTTAAACGGCATTGACCTGGAGAGCAATCGTAAAATTGTTAATTACAACCTTAACGTATTGTTAGGCTTGCCAGAGGATACCAAAATTAACATCAATCACCTGCCTACGCCAACTAACGCGGCAGCACCATTGCAAAACTATTTAGATACCGCAATGGCTAACCGCAAAGAGCTGAAACAACTGGGCTTGCGTACAGAAGTTGCAGAAACCAATATTAAAAGTATTATGGCTGACAGGTCGCCAAAATTATCGGCCTCTGCAGCAGCATACTATTTAGATATAGCTGCCAACCCGCTGCCAACTCACGATAACTATATCACCCCACTTACTTTAGGCTTATCGTTATCATGGAACTTCAGCACACTTTGGACCAACAAAAACAAAGAGTCTGAAGCACGCATCCAACGCGACCAGGTAATTATCAACAAAAACATTGAAGTTGATAATGTGAAAGACGATGTGAATAAAAGCTACCAGAACTATGTAGCGGCAATGAATAAGATTAACCTGTTACAAGTTTCTATCGATCAGGCAACTGAGAATAACAAGTTACAGGAATCTAAATACCAAAACTCTACCGGTACGGTAACAGACCGTGTGGATGCACAATCATTATTATACCAGGCAGAAATTAACCTGGAGTTGGCTAAAGCCGAAGCAGGCCTTGCTTACTATAATTTAATTAAATCAACCGGAACACTTAATAAATAATAAACTCACGAAATAAAATGGCACAGGAACAAGAAGTACAAGAAACAGGAAAAAAGAAACCCAATAAGGTAGTTCCTATCATATTAGGTGTTGTCTTACTGATTGGTATCGTTTTCGGCGTAAAAGAATATATATATTTCAGCAAACACGTAGATACTGATGATGCGCAAATTGATGGTGATATCAGCGCTGTTGTAGCACGTGTTGGTGGTTATGTAGATACTATTGGTTTCGAGGATAACCAACACGTAACCAAAGGACAGGTTTTGGTTAAAATTGATCCCCGCGATTACCAGGTTAAACTAGAGCAAGCATTAGCCGCACAAAAAGGTGCCGGTGCAAGCATCGGTGTTGGCCAGTCTCAAATTTTCCAGACCACTGCAAACTCTGCAAGCTATAAAGCACAGGTTGCGGCAAATGCAGCTCACTTAGATAAAGCGCAAAAAGATTATGCACGTTATGCAAACCTGGTAAAAGACGGTTCTGTTACCCAACAACAATACGACC
Coding sequences within:
- a CDS encoding TetR/AcrR family transcriptional regulator, translating into MDKDKIDKKDHILEVAERVFSEVGYDGASTRMISGEAGVNMAMLNYYFGSKEGLFLAIFEHRIATFRSLLADINNDESTTPWGKIEKYIDTYVDRIFSNNCFQKMLYQELSVGKRGELSDKINKILLNNVNQFFKIVQDGIDSGDFRKDADIQLICATIYGIKNYIMNTPYVSSEMFGFDMKDEKELEEKFKPRLKNYLIALLKPYLVIEHDHTNK
- a CDS encoding TolC family protein — translated: MITQINKIINLKFKALGRYGLVLAGFSLLTFTAAFAQDRTLTLDEAIKLGLDNSKTLKLSQSKIDQAVSQYKQAKDKALPTASASFMYTRAQIPANTLAFGDQSFSLPKSANANLGTVSADELIWGGGKLRLAQQSTDLLVKISKLDIDKDKEDITIDIISEYYNLYRILQSQGVVVENLKSVDQQIHQSQRFFEQGLVTKNDVLRFQLQRSNIELNGIDLESNRKIVNYNLNVLLGLPEDTKININHLPTPTNAAAPLQNYLDTAMANRKELKQLGLRTEVAETNIKSIMADRSPKLSASAAAYYLDIAANPLPTHDNYITPLTLGLSLSWNFSTLWTNKNKESEARIQRDQVIINKNIEVDNVKDDVNKSYQNYVAAMNKINLLQVSIDQATENNKLQESKYQNSTGTVTDRVDAQSLLYQAEINLELAKAEAGLAYYNLIKSTGTLNK